A window of Symbiobacterium terraclitae contains these coding sequences:
- the flhB gene encoding flagellar biosynthesis protein FlhB, translating into MDLQLFAERTEEPTPRRLRKAREEGRVARSNDLVAGVGLVAATLALRGLGAAAVEQVTGGMAGAFAGLRATELTAETTAVILQEWALLFLRTLLPFALVLLAIGVAVGTLQTRFIFTLRALVPKFSTLNPITGLSRIFSLRTLTELIKGLLKLVVIGYIAYRSVAGLTPQFPNLIAQPVRIGLVALADMVLDVMLAVGLAFLVIGVLDYGYQYWEFQRSLRMTKQEVKQEHREQEGAPELKSKQRQRMREMAMRRRALKEVPKADVVVTNPTHFAVALKYDAAEVAAPKVVAKGADLLALEIRKIAQAHDVPLVENRALARGLYYDVEVGRLIPPEYYQAVAEVLAFVYNLRRQNRQSGQE; encoded by the coding sequence TTGGATCTACAGCTCTTCGCCGAACGGACCGAGGAGCCAACACCCCGAAGGCTCAGGAAGGCCCGGGAAGAAGGGCGGGTCGCCCGGTCCAACGACCTGGTCGCAGGCGTCGGCCTCGTCGCGGCCACGCTGGCCCTCAGAGGCCTCGGGGCCGCCGCCGTGGAGCAGGTGACCGGCGGCATGGCCGGGGCGTTCGCAGGCCTGCGGGCCACCGAGCTCACGGCCGAGACGACCGCCGTCATCCTCCAGGAGTGGGCCCTGCTCTTCCTGCGCACGCTGCTGCCGTTTGCCCTGGTGCTGCTGGCCATCGGGGTGGCCGTGGGCACCCTGCAGACCCGGTTCATCTTCACCCTGCGGGCCCTGGTCCCCAAGTTCTCGACGCTGAATCCCATAACCGGTCTCTCCCGCATCTTCTCCCTGCGGACGCTTACCGAGCTGATCAAGGGCTTGCTCAAACTGGTCGTCATCGGCTACATCGCGTACCGGAGCGTGGCCGGCCTGACGCCGCAGTTTCCGAACCTCATCGCCCAGCCTGTGCGGATCGGGCTCGTGGCGCTCGCTGACATGGTGCTCGACGTGATGCTGGCCGTGGGCCTGGCCTTCCTGGTCATCGGCGTGCTCGACTACGGCTACCAGTACTGGGAGTTCCAGCGGTCGCTGCGCATGACCAAGCAGGAGGTCAAGCAGGAGCACCGGGAGCAGGAGGGCGCCCCCGAGCTGAAGTCCAAGCAGCGGCAGCGCATGCGGGAGATGGCCATGCGCCGCAGGGCCCTCAAGGAGGTGCCCAAGGCCGACGTCGTGGTCACCAACCCCACACACTTCGCCGTGGCGCTGAAGTACGACGCGGCGGAGGTCGCGGCGCCCAAGGTGGTGGCCAAGGGCGCCGACCTGCTGGCGCTGGAGATCAGGAAGATCGCCCAGGCGCACGACGTGCCCCTGGTGGAGAACCGGGCGCTGGCCCGGGGCCTCTACTACGACGTGGAGGTGGGGCGGCTGATCCCGCCCGAGTATTACCAGGCGGTGGCCGAGGTACTTGCCTTCGTCTACAACCTGCGGCGGCAGAACCGCCAGTCAGGTCAGGAATAG
- the flhA gene encoding flagellar biosynthesis protein FlhA, producing MTNPSGAPSVRIADIAVAGAMVAMVMLLIVPLPEFLVDLLLTFNVAAAIVIVLVSIFTNEVLQFSSLPTLLLITTLFRITLNVSTTRLLLTTGEAGEVIRRFGEFVIGGNTVVGLIVFLILVIVQFIVITKGAERVSEVAARFTLDAMPGKQMSIDADLNAGLITEAEARARRREIEREADFYGAMDGATKFIKGDAIAGLLIVFINLLGGFIVGMLQQGMAFNEAWSHYSLRTVGDGLVTQIPALLISTATGVLVTRAAGESSLGGELSKQLGGDPKLLMLAGGLLLLLGIVPGLPTLPFFLIGMLILGVGIVSARYQAVRAVAEVPEPEPLPITNEALPETRVQLTPVDPLEVELGYALVPMAEPGRGGDLLDRVVAVRKQVAANLGLLLPYIRVRDNLALSPYQYVIKLRGIEVGSYELQPDRYLAMDPGGLEETVPGQPTVEPAFGLSGLWISPADKQRAELIGYTVVDPASVLVAHLTEVIKENAHQLLGRQEVKGMVDTVKESHPALVEELTPRLLSLGEIQKVLQNLLAEGVPIRDLVLIFESLADWAPVTKDPEQLTEKVRVALGRTIVHHFELGPVIKAITLAPDVEQRLTAAAEKRGPAPALDPQLAQAVINGIGREAQAMAQRGDTPVLVCSPALRPVIRRIAQHTYPRLIVLSYAELDPKLEIESVGVIRA from the coding sequence GTGACCAACCCGAGCGGCGCCCCGTCGGTCCGGATCGCCGATATCGCAGTGGCTGGCGCCATGGTGGCCATGGTCATGCTGCTCATCGTTCCGCTGCCCGAGTTCCTGGTCGACCTGCTGCTCACGTTCAACGTGGCGGCCGCGATCGTGATCGTGCTCGTCTCCATCTTCACCAACGAGGTGCTCCAGTTCTCGTCCCTGCCCACCCTGCTGCTCATCACCACCCTGTTCCGGATCACGCTGAACGTCTCCACCACCCGCCTCCTGCTCACCACCGGCGAGGCGGGCGAGGTCATCCGCCGCTTCGGCGAGTTCGTCATCGGCGGCAACACGGTGGTCGGACTCATCGTCTTCCTCATCCTCGTGATCGTGCAGTTCATCGTGATCACCAAGGGCGCCGAGCGCGTCTCCGAGGTCGCAGCCCGCTTCACCCTCGACGCGATGCCCGGCAAGCAGATGTCCATTGACGCCGACCTGAACGCCGGCCTCATCACCGAGGCCGAGGCCCGGGCCCGGCGGCGGGAGATCGAGCGGGAAGCCGACTTCTACGGCGCCATGGACGGCGCCACCAAGTTCATCAAGGGCGACGCGATCGCCGGCCTGCTCATCGTCTTCATCAACCTGCTGGGCGGCTTCATCGTGGGCATGCTGCAGCAGGGGATGGCCTTCAACGAGGCCTGGTCGCACTACTCGCTGCGGACCGTCGGCGACGGCCTGGTGACGCAGATCCCGGCGCTGCTCATCTCCACCGCGACCGGCGTGCTGGTCACCCGGGCGGCGGGCGAGTCCAGCCTCGGCGGCGAGCTCTCCAAGCAGCTGGGCGGCGACCCGAAGCTGCTCATGCTGGCGGGCGGCCTCCTGCTGCTGCTGGGGATCGTCCCCGGCCTGCCCACGCTGCCCTTCTTCCTGATCGGCATGCTGATCCTGGGCGTCGGCATCGTCAGCGCACGCTACCAGGCGGTCCGGGCGGTGGCCGAGGTGCCCGAGCCGGAGCCGCTGCCCATCACCAACGAGGCTCTCCCCGAGACGCGAGTGCAGCTCACCCCGGTGGACCCGCTCGAGGTCGAGCTGGGCTACGCCCTCGTGCCCATGGCGGAGCCCGGGCGCGGCGGCGACCTGCTGGACCGCGTGGTGGCCGTGCGCAAGCAGGTTGCGGCCAACCTGGGCCTCCTGCTGCCCTACATCCGGGTGCGCGACAACCTGGCGCTCAGTCCCTACCAGTACGTCATCAAGCTCAGGGGCATCGAGGTGGGCTCCTACGAGCTGCAGCCGGACCGCTACCTGGCAATGGACCCGGGCGGCCTCGAGGAGACCGTTCCCGGCCAGCCGACGGTGGAGCCGGCCTTCGGCCTCTCGGGCCTCTGGATCTCACCCGCGGACAAGCAGCGGGCGGAGCTCATCGGCTACACGGTGGTCGACCCGGCCTCGGTGCTGGTGGCGCACCTCACCGAGGTCATCAAGGAGAACGCGCACCAGCTCCTGGGCCGCCAGGAGGTCAAGGGCATGGTGGACACCGTCAAGGAAAGCCATCCGGCCCTGGTGGAGGAGCTCACGCCCCGGCTGCTCTCCCTCGGCGAGATCCAGAAGGTGCTGCAGAACCTCCTGGCCGAGGGCGTCCCCATCCGGGACCTCGTGCTGATCTTCGAATCCCTGGCGGACTGGGCGCCGGTGACCAAGGACCCCGAGCAGCTCACCGAGAAGGTGCGGGTGGCCCTGGGGCGCACCATCGTGCACCACTTCGAGCTGGGGCCGGTGATTAAGGCGATCACCCTGGCGCCCGACGTCGAGCAGCGGCTGACCGCCGCGGCCGAGAAGCGAGGTCCCGCGCCCGCCCTGGACCCGCAGCTGGCCCAGGCGGTCATCAACGGTATCGGGAGGGAGGCGCAGGCGATGGCCCAGCGGGGCGACACCCCCGTCCTGGTCTGCTCGCCGGCCCTGCGGCCGGTGATCCGGCGTATCGCCCAGCATACCTACCCTCGGTTGATCGTGCTCTCCTACGCCGAGCTGGATCCCAAGCTTGAGATCGAGTCGGTGGGGGTGATCCGGGCATGA
- the flhF gene encoding flagellar biosynthesis protein FlhF produces MMQVKKYVAPTYAEALILAKNELGTDAVIVESRKVRIGGIFGLFGREMTELTVAAERRPEPYRPSRPTPSRPAAAAARQAPATPAGPGAPAPSAVPAVPVTADASGAGAPPAAAHGGVADLTGLRRELADLRQAVTRLVEVRPDPTALLELKGYGRKVYEQLLDAGVEEGLALAVSRKVGTHATKGRALLRAELSRVMGPGAPIHVEQGRRQVVALVGPTGVGKTTTLAKLAAHFALERGLKVGLITADTFRIAAVDQLRTYADILSIPLYTVERPAEVTQALAHTAGADVVLLDTGGRSHRDEERMAELQELLATARPDETHLVVSLNTNPRDAHRMLERYLPLGVNRLIFTKADETSAPGLMLNIRLRSDLPVSYITAGQAVPDDLTPADTVDYCKLFMGA; encoded by the coding sequence ATGATGCAGGTCAAGAAGTACGTGGCGCCCACCTACGCGGAGGCCCTGATCCTCGCCAAGAACGAGCTGGGCACCGACGCGGTGATCGTCGAGAGCCGCAAGGTGCGTATCGGCGGCATCTTCGGCCTCTTCGGCCGGGAGATGACGGAACTGACGGTCGCGGCCGAGCGGCGGCCCGAGCCGTACCGGCCTTCCCGCCCGACTCCTTCCCGTCCGGCCGCGGCGGCTGCCCGCCAGGCTCCGGCGACCCCTGCCGGTCCGGGGGCCCCTGCCCCTTCGGCTGTCCCTGCCGTTCCCGTCACTGCGGATGCTTCCGGCGCCGGAGCACCGCCTGCAGCCGCCCATGGCGGCGTGGCCGACCTGACGGGCCTGCGCCGCGAGTTGGCCGACCTGAGGCAGGCCGTGACCCGGCTGGTGGAGGTGCGGCCGGACCCCACGGCGCTGCTGGAGCTGAAGGGCTACGGCCGCAAGGTCTACGAGCAGTTGCTGGACGCCGGGGTGGAGGAGGGGCTGGCCCTCGCGGTGAGCCGGAAGGTCGGCACCCACGCCACCAAGGGCCGCGCCCTCCTGCGCGCCGAGCTCTCCCGTGTGATGGGCCCCGGCGCGCCGATCCATGTGGAGCAGGGCAGGCGGCAGGTGGTGGCGCTGGTCGGCCCCACCGGGGTCGGGAAGACGACCACCCTGGCCAAGCTGGCGGCGCACTTCGCCCTGGAGCGGGGACTGAAGGTGGGGCTGATCACGGCCGACACCTTCCGCATCGCCGCCGTGGACCAGCTCCGCACCTATGCCGACATCCTCTCCATCCCGCTCTATACGGTGGAGCGGCCGGCGGAGGTCACCCAGGCCCTGGCGCACACCGCGGGGGCCGACGTGGTGCTGCTGGACACCGGCGGGCGCAGCCACAGGGACGAGGAGCGCATGGCCGAACTGCAGGAGCTGCTCGCGACTGCGCGGCCCGACGAGACGCATCTCGTCGTCTCCCTGAACACGAACCCCCGGGATGCGCACCGCATGCTGGAGCGCTACCTGCCCCTCGGCGTCAACCGGTTGATCTTCACCAAGGCGGACGAGACCTCCGCCCCCGGTCTGATGCTCAACATCCGGCTGCGGAGTGATCTGCCGGTCTCGTACATCACCGCCGGCCAGGCTGTGCCGGATGACCTGACCCCCGCGGATACCGTGGACTACTGCAAACTTTTCATGGGGGCATAG
- a CDS encoding MinD/ParA family protein, whose product MFDQASRLRELAAAYRNQAMGRAPRRFEAIAVTSGKGGVGKSNLAVNVAQVLVQAGREVLLMDVDMGLANAHILLGTVPPYHLGHFLRGEVDLPQVIHRTPTGMKLIAGGSGLVELGNLNAAQLRPILRSLERLEGEAEYLVIDTGAGVGDAVVEFAMAADQVLVVTTPEPTAMADAYTMIKALAARNPGAKIRLAVNQAERQEDAERAAERIVTTARNFLGAEVRHVGTIPRDPHVWQSVRQRVPYVLGYPGAPASRAVRAMVDRLVGGEVVHPPAPRGGFFSRLAGIFSRSSSL is encoded by the coding sequence ATGTTTGACCAAGCCAGCCGTCTGCGCGAACTGGCTGCCGCCTACCGGAACCAGGCCATGGGCCGTGCGCCCCGCCGCTTTGAGGCGATTGCGGTCACCAGCGGCAAGGGCGGGGTCGGCAAGAGCAACCTGGCGGTCAACGTGGCGCAGGTCCTGGTACAGGCCGGCCGCGAGGTGCTGCTGATGGACGTGGACATGGGCCTGGCGAACGCACACATCCTGCTGGGGACCGTGCCGCCATATCACCTGGGGCACTTTCTCCGCGGGGAGGTCGACCTCCCCCAGGTCATCCACCGCACGCCGACCGGGATGAAGCTGATCGCGGGCGGCTCCGGACTGGTGGAGCTGGGGAACCTCAACGCCGCCCAGCTCCGGCCGATCCTCCGGTCCCTGGAGCGGTTGGAGGGCGAGGCCGAGTACCTGGTGATCGACACGGGTGCGGGGGTGGGCGACGCCGTGGTGGAGTTTGCCATGGCCGCTGACCAGGTGCTCGTGGTGACCACGCCCGAGCCCACGGCCATGGCCGACGCCTATACGATGATCAAAGCGCTGGCGGCCCGCAACCCCGGGGCGAAGATCCGGCTGGCCGTCAACCAGGCGGAGCGGCAGGAGGATGCGGAGCGGGCGGCGGAGCGCATCGTGACCACCGCCCGGAACTTCCTGGGTGCGGAGGTGCGGCACGTGGGGACCATCCCCCGGGACCCCCACGTCTGGCAATCGGTCAGGCAGCGGGTGCCGTATGTGCTCGGGTACCCCGGCGCCCCGGCTTCCAGGGCGGTGCGGGCCATGGTCGACCGGCTGGTGGGCGGCGAGGTCGTGCACCCGCCGGCGCCGCGCGGCGGCTTCTTCAGCCGGCTGGCCGGCATCTTCTCCCGGAGCAGCAGCCTGTAG
- a CDS encoding FliA/WhiG family RNA polymerase sigma factor codes for MTVQHLELWRRWRQSHDTAARDALTQHYLWLVRYVAGRLMVGLPSHVDQADVEGHGCFGLLEAIARYDPERGVRFETFAIPWIRGACLEGLRAMQWAPALRRRVRQLEKVRDELLGTLGREPTAGELAAHMGITVEEAERRLQEAGTLAVLSLDEAAAFDDGEATALADRVADDEAVDPELESQLAERREVLARAVASLSEQEQLVIALIYQEGLIAKEVSEVLGVSQARISQVHSKAILRLRGKLSRMKQDLVS; via the coding sequence GTGACCGTGCAGCATCTGGAGCTGTGGCGGCGCTGGCGCCAGTCCCACGATACAGCTGCACGCGACGCCCTGACCCAGCACTACCTGTGGCTGGTGCGCTACGTGGCGGGGAGGCTGATGGTCGGCCTGCCCAGCCACGTGGACCAGGCCGACGTGGAGGGCCACGGCTGCTTCGGGCTGCTGGAGGCCATCGCTCGCTACGACCCCGAACGGGGTGTGCGGTTCGAGACGTTTGCCATCCCCTGGATCCGCGGCGCCTGCCTGGAGGGGCTGCGGGCGATGCAGTGGGCCCCTGCCCTGCGCAGACGGGTGCGGCAGCTGGAGAAGGTGCGGGACGAGCTGTTGGGCACCCTGGGCCGGGAGCCGACGGCGGGCGAACTGGCCGCGCACATGGGCATCACGGTGGAGGAGGCCGAGCGGCGACTGCAGGAGGCAGGCACCCTGGCCGTGCTCTCGCTGGACGAGGCGGCGGCCTTCGACGATGGCGAGGCCACGGCCCTGGCAGACCGCGTGGCCGACGACGAGGCCGTCGATCCGGAGCTGGAGAGTCAGCTGGCCGAGCGGCGGGAGGTGCTGGCCCGGGCGGTCGCTTCCCTGTCGGAGCAGGAGCAGCTGGTGATCGCGCTGATCTACCAGGAGGGGCTGATCGCGAAGGAGGTCAGCGAGGTACTGGGGGTCTCGCAGGCGCGGATATCGCAGGTGCACAGCAAGGCGATCCTGCGGCTGCGCGGGAAGCTGTCACGGATGAAGCAGGATCTCGTGTCGTGA
- a CDS encoding DUF6115 domain-containing protein, which yields MSTVAYLLLGLAVIGALAYALYEVTARQRRLMAELTRLERLTAEVAMSAEAVLDEVDRRVAQLKQLADALAAGAPGAAEPARPARRQRGGARTAPRPAQEEAPAVPHDAAQEPEPEAAAQTSPDEAAGAAAADRYAGVREAVCRMADEGKSPLEIAEALQLPRGEVQLILNLRGKSHQMG from the coding sequence GTGTCAACCGTTGCATACCTGCTACTGGGCCTGGCCGTGATCGGCGCCCTGGCCTATGCCCTCTACGAGGTGACTGCCAGGCAGAGGCGGCTGATGGCTGAGCTGACCCGCCTGGAGCGCCTCACCGCCGAGGTGGCGATGAGCGCCGAGGCGGTGCTGGACGAGGTGGACCGGCGGGTCGCGCAGTTGAAGCAGCTGGCGGACGCCCTGGCCGCCGGCGCGCCCGGCGCGGCAGAGCCCGCGCGGCCGGCCCGCCGCCAGCGCGGCGGCGCACGGACGGCTCCGCGGCCCGCACAGGAGGAGGCTCCGGCGGTGCCGCACGACGCGGCGCAGGAGCCGGAGCCCGAGGCTGCGGCACAGACCTCGCCGGATGAAGCGGCGGGCGCCGCGGCAGCCGACCGGTACGCCGGGGTGCGCGAGGCGGTCTGCCGCATGGCCGACGAAGGGAAGAGCCCGCTGGAGATCGCCGAGGCCCTGCAGCTTCCCCGGGGGGAGGTACAGCTCATCCTGAACCTGCGGGGGAAGAGCCACCAGATGGGATGA
- the flgM gene encoding flagellar biosynthesis anti-sigma factor FlgM has translation MRVDGPKITTAAGLNRIDRPKVNEARARAREAAEALSEDRLSLSSRALQVRDIEPALSVMPSVRADLVNRLREQIQRGEYQVDPGRLADLLIRLRVVEP, from the coding sequence ATGCGAGTTGATGGACCGAAGATCACCACAGCGGCGGGGCTGAACCGCATTGACCGGCCGAAGGTGAACGAGGCCCGGGCCCGCGCGCGCGAGGCAGCGGAAGCGCTCAGCGAGGACCGGCTCTCTCTTTCATCGCGTGCGCTGCAGGTGCGCGACATCGAGCCCGCGCTGAGCGTCATGCCGTCGGTGCGGGCTGACCTGGTCAACCGCCTTCGGGAGCAGATTCAGCGGGGTGAGTACCAGGTCGATCCCGGGAGGCTGGCCGACCTCCTGATCCGCCTGCGGGTGGTGGAGCCATGA
- the flgK gene encoding flagellar hook-associated protein FlgK yields MIRGLNTGLNIATRAMQSAQWAMMLHTKNISNHNNESYTRQWLENPADPTGKLPHVARLRDIFVDHQFRTVAAASGEAGTILDMWRRVEEIFGDPVEGGFGLAIDRFFDSFKALSENPSDETVRLEVLAAAHDLTQNYALTISHLNQVRDLINEEMTALVADINANLLAVRELNARIALLQHSGESANDLLDQRDKLLDELAAQTGAVPTVLSDGTVRVMIGAVPAVDGLYVNQLELVEGPNGIVPQWVGKDVPKFNGGGKLRGLLYMRDTELSQAIAEVDSFMKDLANAVNKIHRTGFGLEEAGDGSDLDFFLVQDDVVGSVTVNPAVTPRRIRAAGASPALQMDGRIADAIYQLAEGLVPGDRSTSPIVRYRNLVGLIGSKTAQADREETVANNHLRTIKETRSAKWGVSVDEEVAGLTAQQKAFAAAARVIQMIDEMLDVLINMV; encoded by the coding sequence ATGATCAGGGGACTGAACACGGGTTTGAACATCGCCACCCGGGCGATGCAGTCCGCCCAGTGGGCGATGATGTTGCATACCAAGAACATCTCCAATCACAACAACGAAAGCTACACCCGCCAGTGGCTGGAGAATCCGGCGGACCCCACCGGCAAGCTGCCGCACGTGGCCCGCCTGCGCGACATCTTCGTGGACCACCAGTTCCGCACCGTCGCCGCCGCTTCCGGCGAGGCCGGGACCATCCTCGACATGTGGCGGCGCGTGGAGGAGATTTTCGGCGACCCTGTAGAGGGCGGCTTCGGCCTCGCCATCGACCGGTTCTTCGACAGCTTCAAGGCGCTCTCGGAGAACCCGTCGGACGAGACCGTGCGTCTCGAGGTGCTGGCGGCCGCACACGACCTCACCCAGAACTACGCGCTGACCATCTCCCACCTCAACCAGGTGCGGGACCTCATCAACGAGGAGATGACGGCGCTGGTCGCCGACATCAATGCCAACCTGCTGGCGGTGCGCGAGCTGAACGCCCGCATCGCCTTGCTCCAGCACTCCGGCGAGTCGGCCAACGACCTGTTGGACCAGCGGGATAAGCTGCTGGACGAGCTGGCCGCCCAGACCGGCGCCGTGCCCACCGTCCTGTCCGACGGCACGGTGCGGGTGATGATCGGTGCGGTGCCCGCGGTGGACGGCCTCTACGTGAACCAGCTGGAGCTGGTCGAAGGGCCCAACGGCATCGTGCCGCAGTGGGTGGGCAAGGACGTGCCCAAGTTCAACGGCGGCGGTAAGCTGCGCGGCCTGCTCTACATGCGTGACACCGAGCTGAGTCAGGCCATCGCCGAAGTGGATTCGTTCATGAAGGACCTGGCCAACGCCGTGAACAAGATCCACCGCACGGGCTTCGGCTTAGAGGAGGCCGGCGACGGGTCGGACCTGGACTTCTTCCTGGTGCAGGATGACGTGGTCGGCTCCGTGACCGTGAACCCGGCCGTGACGCCCAGGCGCATCCGCGCCGCGGGGGCCAGCCCGGCGCTCCAGATGGACGGGCGGATCGCCGACGCCATCTACCAGCTGGCCGAGGGGCTGGTGCCGGGCGACCGGAGCACGAGCCCGATCGTCCGCTACCGCAACCTGGTGGGATTGATCGGCTCGAAGACGGCCCAGGCCGACCGGGAGGAGACCGTGGCCAACAACCACCTGCGCACCATCAAGGAGACGCGCTCCGCCAAGTGGGGCGTCTCCGTCGATGAGGAGGTGGCCGGCCTCACTGCGCAGCAGAAGGCCTTCGCCGCCGCTGCCCGGGTGATCCAGATGATCGATGAGATGCTCGACGTACTGATCAACATGGTGTAA
- a CDS encoding flagellin encodes MRVTNWMLLNAAIYDLGALREKYALAQRKVNGRSLERPSDNPRAVVEAIDLMGAKVRFERAQEAISQAKEWLSAGETRLTTMLDLLQSVRETAVQFGSPASLEPSARENLAQQIESLRDAIKREMNARHRDFYLFSGWSTDVLPFPDNGTGGVTYAGGVDQVMEREIAPGYRIKISIPGNRLPVSIIQDLTDMATAMRAGDTVAVTTTHLSKVVSAMDRLISLRSELGLSYQHAEQYENYARDGLVNVEERLGKVSGGDLAESVMEMTEAYTAYQTAIAAFSKALPVSLLDYMLR; translated from the coding sequence ATGCGGGTGACCAACTGGATGCTGCTCAACGCCGCGATCTACGATCTCGGCGCACTGCGGGAGAAGTACGCCCTGGCCCAGCGGAAGGTGAACGGCCGCTCTCTCGAGCGCCCCTCCGACAATCCGCGGGCGGTGGTGGAGGCCATCGACCTCATGGGTGCCAAAGTGCGGTTCGAGCGCGCCCAGGAGGCCATCAGCCAGGCCAAGGAGTGGCTGTCGGCGGGGGAGACGCGCCTTACCACGATGTTGGATCTGCTCCAGTCCGTCCGGGAGACCGCCGTCCAGTTCGGCTCTCCGGCCAGCCTGGAGCCGTCGGCCCGGGAGAACCTGGCCCAGCAGATCGAGTCGCTGCGGGACGCCATCAAGCGCGAGATGAACGCCCGCCACCGCGACTTCTACCTCTTCTCCGGCTGGTCCACCGATGTGCTGCCCTTCCCGGACAACGGGACCGGCGGCGTCACCTACGCGGGCGGCGTGGACCAGGTGATGGAGCGGGAGATCGCGCCGGGCTACCGGATCAAGATCAGCATTCCGGGCAACCGGTTGCCCGTCTCGATCATCCAGGACCTGACCGACATGGCCACCGCCATGCGGGCCGGTGATACCGTGGCAGTCACCACGACCCACCTGAGCAAGGTCGTCTCGGCGATGGACCGGTTGATTTCCCTCCGCTCCGAGCTGGGGCTCAGCTACCAGCACGCGGAGCAGTATGAGAACTACGCCCGGGATGGCCTGGTCAACGTGGAGGAGCGGTTGGGGAAGGTCAGCGGCGGTGACCTGGCCGAGTCGGTGATGGAGATGACGGAGGCCTATACGGCCTACCAGACGGCCATTGCCGCCTTCTCGAAGGCGCTGCCCGTGAGCCTGCTGGACTACATGCTGCGGTAA
- a CDS encoding flagellar protein FlaG has translation MRVTGSTEVKADWSVRQGAGQSAAGAVRSAEQLPGAAGQKQAGALDTDVLERIAERMSAAAESLQTTLQFKVVYGNRVIVQVVDRISREVLSEFPPERLVEAFRGLRELLGVLVDEKV, from the coding sequence ATGCGCGTTACGGGTTCCACCGAGGTCAAGGCTGACTGGTCCGTCCGGCAAGGTGCCGGCCAGTCAGCGGCCGGCGCGGTCCGCAGCGCAGAGCAGCTGCCCGGGGCCGCGGGGCAGAAACAGGCGGGAGCGCTCGACACCGATGTGCTGGAGCGCATCGCCGAACGGATGTCCGCTGCCGCGGAGTCGCTCCAGACGACCTTGCAGTTCAAGGTGGTCTACGGCAACCGGGTAATCGTCCAGGTGGTGGACCGCATCTCGCGCGAGGTGCTGAGCGAGTTCCCCCCTGAGCGCCTGGTGGAGGCCTTCCGCGGCCTGCGTGAGCTCCTCGGCGTGTTGGTTGACGAGAAGGTGTAG